A portion of the Candidatus Krumholzibacteriota bacterium genome contains these proteins:
- a CDS encoding efflux RND transporter permease subunit → MRKISDFSVNHPVTVMMFVLGILLLGIISFDRLGVDLFPDLNNPRIYIELKAQEAPPEEIEKDYVEQIESLASRSRGVVGVSSAIRVGSARITVEYSWDTDMDEAFLDLQKSVSDFSQNNDVEEITITQHDPNSEPVMTIGLMHPEIDDMDELRKVAENYIRNELTRLEGVAGVEISGEEEKEVVIMTDSYLLEAYGLTPDILSSRIMSYNQTASGGSITEMGLRYLIKGVSVFESIEDIENIILTWKTAGAGEGAAAGEMTPSSEKTPVYLKDVATIDFTNKDPRSVVLYNGKRCLGLSIYKEMKFNTVEASKTLHEMVEKLGNALPGYEIVVIQDQGSYITGAIDEVKQTAMIGIFLAILILYIFLRRLGTTLIVSMAIPISVVATFNLMYFNGLTLNIMTLGGLALGAGMLVDNAIVVLENIVRNMESGMSVREASITGASQVGGAITASTITTIVVFLPIVYLHGASGELFKDQAWTVAFSLISSLVVAIFVIPMLCSRFIRPRAGKENEKSVRFQWYGDLLDSALRHRWIVIGAAALLVATAWLLLPSVGSEFIPRSGMNEFSIKLNLPEGTELERTVGTVRGVENMIRQFLGENVKTLFSTIGPVAGISGSEESVFQDENTASIKIILAEESGMEYEKVIAGLGREIAALPDIESEILMDQTALLATLGAESAPVVIEIEGDDIAILEELTETVKMRLGDIADLYNIETSLEKGRPEVEVVVDRLRAGMSDIGVSSVSSQLEGLLSGKEAGYWDHGGEKKDITIRTPDIGLGELSSVSLDGGDGKIRLSEIADIRYSYAPKEINRRNQARTAFVTAHQRKGRPFDHLIADIRNNIGGIELPAEYKIEITGEEEKRQSEFNDLKFALILSIVLVYMVMAAQFESLIHPFSILLTIPLAGVGAVLIFFILGKSLNIMAYIGMIMLVGIAVNDSIILVDAITRLRKEGVGGKEAIIEAGRRRIRPIIMTSATTILALLPMTLGFGEGAALRSPMALAVIGGLITSTILTLLVIPCVYSVLDRVRS, encoded by the coding sequence CAGATAGAATCACTGGCGAGCCGAAGCAGGGGAGTCGTCGGCGTCTCGTCGGCGATCAGGGTAGGATCGGCAAGGATAACGGTCGAGTATTCCTGGGACACCGATATGGATGAAGCTTTTCTGGACCTGCAGAAAAGCGTTTCCGATTTCAGCCAGAACAACGACGTCGAAGAGATCACCATAACCCAGCACGACCCGAATTCCGAACCTGTAATGACGATCGGATTGATGCATCCCGAAATCGACGATATGGATGAGCTCAGAAAAGTAGCTGAAAACTACATACGCAACGAACTTACCAGGCTGGAAGGCGTCGCCGGCGTGGAGATATCGGGAGAAGAAGAAAAAGAAGTAGTGATCATGACTGACAGCTATCTTCTCGAAGCGTACGGGCTTACTCCCGACATTCTTTCCAGCAGGATCATGAGCTATAACCAGACTGCGTCGGGAGGTTCGATCACGGAGATGGGACTGAGATACCTTATCAAGGGTGTCAGCGTCTTCGAGAGTATAGAGGATATAGAAAATATTATTCTGACCTGGAAGACCGCCGGGGCCGGGGAAGGTGCCGCAGCGGGTGAAATGACCCCATCAAGCGAAAAGACGCCTGTCTACCTCAAAGACGTGGCAACGATCGACTTCACTAACAAGGACCCGAGATCTGTCGTCCTTTATAACGGGAAAAGATGCCTGGGGCTTTCAATCTACAAGGAGATGAAATTCAATACTGTCGAGGCTTCAAAGACTCTCCACGAAATGGTCGAAAAACTTGGCAACGCCCTCCCGGGTTATGAGATCGTCGTTATTCAGGATCAGGGATCATATATAACGGGCGCGATCGATGAGGTCAAACAGACCGCGATGATAGGAATATTCCTCGCCATACTGATACTATATATCTTCCTGAGGCGGCTTGGGACTACCCTTATCGTGAGCATGGCGATCCCGATATCCGTCGTCGCGACATTCAACCTGATGTACTTCAACGGGCTCACTCTCAATATCATGACTCTCGGAGGGCTGGCCCTCGGAGCCGGGATGCTTGTCGACAACGCGATAGTGGTCCTGGAAAACATAGTCCGGAACATGGAATCGGGAATGAGTGTCCGGGAAGCCTCGATAACCGGCGCTTCACAGGTCGGAGGAGCGATCACAGCTTCGACGATAACTACGATCGTCGTTTTCCTGCCGATAGTATACCTGCATGGCGCCTCTGGGGAACTTTTCAAGGACCAGGCATGGACCGTGGCTTTTTCCCTGATATCTTCCCTTGTCGTGGCGATCTTTGTGATCCCGATGCTGTGCAGCAGATTCATAAGGCCCCGCGCCGGCAAAGAAAATGAAAAATCGGTCAGGTTCCAATGGTATGGCGACCTTCTCGATTCAGCACTCAGGCACAGGTGGATCGTGATCGGCGCAGCGGCGCTGCTCGTAGCGACCGCCTGGCTGCTGCTCCCCTCTGTCGGCAGCGAATTCATTCCGAGAAGCGGGATGAATGAGTTCTCGATTAAGTTGAACCTTCCCGAAGGGACCGAGCTCGAGAGGACGGTCGGAACAGTAAGGGGCGTCGAAAACATGATCCGTCAGTTCCTCGGTGAGAACGTCAAGACTCTTTTCAGTACGATAGGTCCGGTCGCCGGCATAAGTGGCAGTGAAGAATCTGTGTTTCAGGATGAGAACACAGCCTCGATCAAGATCATTCTTGCCGAAGAAAGCGGCATGGAATATGAGAAGGTGATTGCCGGTCTCGGCAGGGAGATCGCCGCGTTGCCCGACATAGAATCGGAGATCCTGATGGATCAGACCGCCCTGCTCGCCACTCTCGGAGCCGAATCAGCCCCGGTAGTAATAGAGATAGAGGGAGACGACATAGCGATCCTCGAGGAGTTGACCGAAACCGTAAAAATGAGACTTGGCGATATCGCTGACCTGTACAATATCGAGACGAGCCTCGAGAAAGGGAGACCGGAAGTCGAAGTAGTCGTCGACAGGTTGAGAGCGGGAATGAGTGACATCGGAGTAAGTTCGGTCAGTTCCCAGCTCGAGGGCCTCCTTTCCGGAAAAGAAGCCGGCTACTGGGACCATGGAGGGGAAAAGAAAGATATCACTATCCGCACTCCGGATATAGGGCTTGGTGAACTTTCGTCTGTCTCTCTCGACGGCGGTGACGGAAAGATCCGGCTGAGCGAGATAGCTGATATCAGATACAGCTATGCTCCCAAAGAGATAAACAGGCGGAACCAGGCCCGTACGGCGTTCGTCACGGCCCACCAGCGAAAGGGCCGGCCGTTCGACCACCTGATCGCCGATATCAGGAATAACATCGGGGGAATCGAACTCCCTGCGGAGTACAAGATAGAGATAACCGGAGAAGAGGAAAAAAGGCAATCGGAATTCAACGATCTCAAATTCGCTCTGATCCTTTCAATAGTACTCGTTTACATGGTCATGGCAGCTCAGTTCGAATCGCTCATCCATCCATTCTCGATCCTGCTGACCATACCCCTGGCGGGAGTCGGGGCGGTACTTATCTTCTTCATTCTCGGCAAGAGTCTCAACATCATGGCATATATCGGGATGATCATGCTCGTGGGAATCGCTGTGAACGACTCCATAATACTGGTCGACGCGATAACCCGGCTTCGCAAGGAAGGTGTAGGAGGAAAAGAAGCAATAATCGAGGCGGGGCGCAGAAGGATCAGGCCGATAATCATGACTAGCGCCACTACGATCCTCGCCCTTCTTCCAATGACCCTCGGATTCGGCGAGGGTGCCGCGCTCAGATCCCCGATGGCTCTGGCGGTCATCGGTGGACTGATCACATCCACGATTCTCACTCTTCTGGTGATACCTTGTGTATATTCCGTACTGGATCGGGTCAGATCATGA